From one Notolabrus celidotus isolate fNotCel1 chromosome 2, fNotCel1.pri, whole genome shotgun sequence genomic stretch:
- the gorab gene encoding RAB6-interacting golgin — MSGWAGFSDDELRKMQQKDSAMPAAAARGRKPAPANRSRQQIQRERALQLAAEKTAGSVPPGLPPEQQLTKPTLKEEPKSTAPPVPAPTPAVKQEVQQKPEEVKHTGDHHGEETTVIKELETQEVVLREKTRLEQLQQEQRVIEERNKRKKALLAKTIAEKSKQTQAEAVKLKRIQKELQALDDMVSNDIGILRSRIEQSSWDYSTARKRYEKAEVEYVMAKLDLHKKTEVKEQLTEHLCAIIQQNELRKAHKLEELMQQLQLQATEEELERQKGEEEDEKKKSCVETQGNGSVENQEGTVQSTKDCGVAEEETAKEERGGDDQSTTEPKKTEQQCKTLANCVQTEIIAS; from the exons ATGAGCGGCTGGGCTGGTTTTTCTGATGACGAGCTCCGGAAGATGCAGCAGAAAG ACTCAGCAATGCCTGCAGCGGCAGCCCGCGGTCGGAAGCCGGCTCCAGCTAACCGGAGTCGGCAGCAGATACAGCGAGAAAGGGCCCTCCAGCTCGCCGCAGAGAAGACCGCTGGATCCGTACCTCCTGGACTCCCACCGGAGCAACAACTCACCAAACCGACACTGAAGGAAGAGCCCAAGTCCACTGCACCTCCAGTACCAGCCCCGACCCCGGCTGTTAAACAGGAGGTGCAGCAGAAACCTGAGGAGGTGAAGCATACTGGAGACCACCATGGGGAGGAGACCACTGTCATCAAAGAGCTGGAGACACAGGAGGTGGTACT ACGAGAAAAGACACGATTGGAGCAACTACAGCAAGAGCAAAGAGTGATCGAAGAGAGGAACAAGCGCAAGAAAGCTCTGCTGGCAAAAACTATTGCTGAGAA GTCAAAACAGACCCAGGCCGAGGCTGTGAAGCTGAAGAGAATCCAGAAGGAGCTCCAGGCTCTCGATGACATGGTGTCCAATGATATCGGCATCCTAAGGAGCAGGATTGAACAATCCAGCTGGGACTACTCCACTGCAAG GAAGCGTTACGAGAAGGCCGAGGTGGAGTACGTGATGGCCAAGCTGGATCTGCACAAGAAGACTGAGGTGAAGGAGCAGCTGACGGAGCACCTCTGTGCCATCATCCAGCAGAACGAGCTGCGTAAAGCTCACAAGCTGGAGGAGCtgatgcagcagctgcagcttcaggccacggaggaggagctggagaggcagaaaggggaggaggaggacgagaagaagaaaagctgtGTGGAGACGCAGGGTAATGGCTCAGTGGAGAATCAGGAGGGAACAGTGCAATCAACCAAAGACTGTGGAGTAGCAGAGGAAGAGACTGcgaaggaggagaggggaggtgaCGATCAGTCGACGACTGAACCAAAGAAGACAGAACAACAGTGTAAAACACTAGCAAACTGTGTTCAGACTGAGATCATAGCCTCCTGA